The Triticum aestivum cultivar Chinese Spring chromosome 3A, IWGSC CS RefSeq v2.1, whole genome shotgun sequence genome includes a region encoding these proteins:
- the LOC123060466 gene encoding E3 ubiquitin-protein ligase At1g12760: MDHPGNVTRHDHTIDIPRNDLMSPSTSRPDNHNHLDELNHNRGPSNEVPPVPESSGTAGMPDFRSASFVRRDQVNRQQNPLNSGLWISIELIVNVSQIIAAATVLSVSRNEHPRAPLFEWVVGYIIGCVATIPHLYWRYLHRNCQNIEQEPSAQGSSQRNISESDSFAAISSAHASEAVNEDNNTGVPRNNFPIASPRVYALVACLKLALDCFFAVWFVVGNVWIFGGRSSVHDAPNLYRLCIVFLAFGFIGYALPFILCTMICCCLPCIISMVGFHEDLDMNKGATAEVINTLVAYKYKSMRIRDGGDVGEDNGGVLASGTDKERTISAEDAVCCICLSRFSNNEDLRELPCGHVFHMECIDKWLKINALCPLCKSELGGSTAASPEAGPEGQHQQNENREGGDVESQR, translated from the exons ATGGATCACCCTGGAAATGTCACTCGTCATGATCACACAATCGACATACCAAGGAATGATCTGATGTCGCCGTCAACATCCCGTCCGGACAATCATAATCACTTGGATGAGTTGAACCACAACAGAGGTCCTTCAAATGAAGTTCCTCCTGTCCCAGAAAGTTCTGGCACAGCCGGTATGCCTGACTTTCGAAGCGCATCTTTCGTGAGAAGGGATCAAGTCAATCGTCAGCAGAATCCTTTGAATTCTGGCTTATGGATCTCAATCGAGCTTATTGTAAATGTTAGTCAGATTATAGCAGCTGCTACTGTCCTGTCGGTATCAAGGAATGAGCATCCACGCGCTCCACTATTTGAGTGGGTTGTTGGCTATATAATAGGTTGTGTTGCTACTATTCCACATCTTTATTGGCGCTATCTCCATCGCAATTGCCAGAACATCGAGCAAGAACCATCAGCCCAGGGTTCATCTCAAAGGAACATATCCGAGTCTGATTCTTTTGCAGCAATTTCATCTGCTCATGCATCAGAAGCTGTAAATGAAGATAACAACACTGGAGTCCCAAGAAACAATTTCCCGATTGCAAGTCCAAG GGTCTACGCATTGGTTGCGTGCTTGAAGTTGGCCTTGGATTGTTTCTTTGCCGTGTGGTTTGTTGTGGGGAATGTGTGGATATTCGGTGGCCGCTCTTCCGTCCATGACGCTCCTAACTTGTACAG GCTGTGTATAGTGTTCCTTGCATTCGGCTTCATCGGCTATGCACTGCCTTTCATCCTGTGCACGATGATATGCTGCTGCCTGCCCTGCATAATCTCCATGGTAGGCTTCCACGAGGATCTGGATATGAACAAAGGCGCTACCGCAGAAGTAATCAACACGCTGGTGGCGTACAAGTACAAGTCGATGAGGATCCGCGACGGAGGAGATGTGGGGGAAGACAATGGTGGCGTTCTGGCATCTGGAACTGACAAGGAGCGGACTATCTCCGCGGAAGACGCC GTTTGCTGCATCTGTTTGTCAAGGTTCTCGAACAACGAAGATCTGCGAGAGCTTCCCTGCGGGCACGTCTTTCACATGGAATGCATCGACAAGTGGCTCAAGATCAACGCGCTGTGCCCTCTCTGCAAGTCCGAGCTGGGCGGCTCAACGGCGGCATCTCCTGAGGCTGGCCCCGAGGGCCAACACCAACAGAATGAGAACAGGGAAGGAGGCGACGTCGAGTCACAGCGGTAG
- the LOC123060467 gene encoding valine--tRNA ligase, mitochondrial 1 isoform X3, whose protein sequence is MEKVIPRSSAPIDGSLRSRASDSSFAGLVQPAAQAPGKAASEEKQLDDKELELERERKLKKEQKAREKEEKKLKAKQKETARLQAQATSDGPKKSEKKQKKKAAGDENPEDFIDPETPSGEKKSLAPQMAKQYSPSAVEKSWYSWWESAGYFGADPASTKPPFVIVLPPPNVTGALHIGHALTVAIEDAMIRWRRMSGYNALWVPGVDHAGIATQVVVEKKLMRERKLTRHDIGRDKFISEVLKWKDQYGGTILGQLRRLGASLDWSRECFTMDEQRSKAVTEAFVRLHKDGLIYRDYRLVNWDCTLLTAISDIEVDHLELKEETMLKVPGYSSPVQFGVLISFAYPLEEGLGEIIVATTRIETMLGDTAIAVHPEDKRYKHLHGKHAIHPFNGRKLKIICDAVLVDPTFGTGAVKITPAHDPNDFEVGKRHNLEFINIFTDDGKINSNGGAQFEGMPRFAARVAVIDALKEKGLYKDTKKNEMNLGICSRSNDVVEPMIKPQWFVNCHTMAKAGLDAVRSKKIEIIPQQYEQDWYRWLENIRDWCVSRQLWWGHRVPAWYVTLEDEQLNDLGSNNDRWIVARNECDAMLEAQKKYPGKKFQLNQDPDVLDTWFSSGLFPLTVLGWPDDTADLRAFYPTSVLETGLDILFFWVARMVMMGMQLGGDVPFQKVYLHPMIRDAHGRKMSKSLGNVVDPLEVINGTTLEDLLKRLEEGNLDQNELSVAREGKKKDFPDGIAECGTDALRFALISYTSQSDKINLDIKRVVGYRQWCNKLWNAIRFAMGKLGDHYTPPATIVVSSMPPVCKWILSVLNKAIGKTVTSLEAYKFADATSAIYSWWQYQLCDVFIEAVKPYFFNDSQEFDSARAACRDALWVCLDNGLRLLHPFMPYVTEELWQRLPQPKDSCRKNSIMISEYPSVVQEWADDKLESEFSIILDTVNKLRSLKPPTDTNERRPAFALCRGEDIAATVQCYQSLVVSLSSVSSLKILAESDETPPDCSTAVVNKDLSVYLQLQGALNAEVELEKLRKKRDEIQKLQHALSQKMEASGYREKAPPSVQEEDMRKLTAFFEQLRVIGEAEKKLDA, encoded by the exons ATGGAGAAGGTAATCCCGCGCTCATCCGCTCCCATCGATGGATCTCTTCGCTCGCGCGCCTCTGATTCGAGTTTTGCTGGCCTCGTGCAGCCCGCGGCGCAGGCACCGGGGAAGGCGGCTTCAGAGGAGAAG CAGCTTGACGACAAGGAGCTGGAGCTAGAGCGGGAGCGGAAACTGAAGAAAGAGCAGAAG GCTAGAGAGAAAGAGGAGAAAAAGCTCAAGGCAAAGCAAAAGGAGACTGCTAGGCTCCAG GCTCAAGCAACATCGGATGGACCTAAGAAAAgtgagaagaagcaaaagaagaaggcTGCGGGGGATGAAAACCCCGAGGATTTCATTGACCCTGAGACCCCTAGTGGGGAGAAGAAATCGCTTGCACCTCAAATGGCTAAGCAGTATAGCCCAAGTGCAGTTGAAAAATC GTGGTACTCCTGGTGGGAGTCAGCAGGATATTTTGGGGCAGACCCTGCAAGCACAAAACCACCTTTTGTTATA GTTCTACCACCTCCGAATGTGACTGGAGCGCTTCATATTGGTCATGCACTTACAGTGGCTATAGAG GACGCTATGATAAGGTGGAGGAGAATGTCGGGATATAATGCTCTGTGGGTCCCAGGAGTGGACCATGCTGGAATTGCTACACAG GTTGTAGTGGAAAAGAAGCTAATGCGTGAAAGGAAGCTGACAAGGCATGACATAGGCCGTGACAAATTTATATCTGAA GTTCTGAAATGGAAAGATCAGTACGGTGGTACCATACTGGGTCAATTACGTAGGCTTGGGGCTTCGCTTGATTGGTCCCGTGAG TGTTTCACAATGGATGAACAACGATCGAAAGCTGTAACCGAAGCATTTGTTAGGTTGCACAAAGATGGCCTAATTTATAG GGACTACCGCCTTGTGAATTGGGACTGCACACTTTTAACAGCAATATCTGACATAGAG GTGGATCATCTAGAGCTTAAAGAGGAAACTATGCTGAAGGTCCCTGGTTATAGTAGTCCTGTACAGTTTGGTGTGTTGATATCCTTTGCCTATCCTCTTGAAGAAGGACTAGGTGAAATTATTGTCGCAACAACAAGAATTGAAACAATGCTCGGTGATACGGCAATAGCTGTTCATCCTGAGGATAAAAGGTATAAGCATCTGCATGGAAAGCATGCCATTCACCCGTTCAATGGCCGAAAACTCAAAATAATCTGCGATGCGGTGTTAGTGGATCCCACTTTCGGTACTGGGGCTGTCAAG ATTACACCTGCCCATGACCCAAATGACTTTGAGGTTGGAAAACGACACAACCTAGAGTTCATCAATATCTTCACAGATGATGGGAAGATAAACAGCAATGGAGGTGCACAATTTGAAGGAATGCCAAGATTTGCTGCTCGGGTTGCAGTTATTGATGCACTGAAGGAAAAG GGGTTGTACAAGGACACAAAAAAGAATGAAATGAATTTGGGCATTTGTTCAAGAAGTAATGATGTAGTGGAACCTATGATAAAGCCTCAATGGTTTGTTAATTGCCATACGATGGCAAAGGCAGGTCTTGATGCTGTAAGATCCAAAAAAATTGAGATTATTCCGCAACAATATGAACAAGACTGGTACAG ATGGCTTGAAAATATACGCGATTGGTGTGTTTCAAGGCAACTCTGGTGGGGACATCGTGTACCTGCGTGGTATGTGACACTAGAAGATGAGCAATTGAATGATCTGGGATCAAACAATGACCGTTGGATAGTCGCAAGGAATGAATGTGATGCAATGCTTGAGGCACAGAAAAAGTATCCGGGGAAGAAATTCCAGTTAAATCAAGACCCTGACGTTTTGGATACTTGGTTTTCATCTGGTCTCTTCCCATTGACAGTGCTTGGTTGGCCAGATGATACTGCTGATCTTCGTGCTTTCTACCCTACTTCAGTACTTGAAACTGGACTTGATATTCTCTTCTTCTGGGTGGCACGTATGGTGATGATGGGTATGCAACTTGGTGGTGATGTGCCATTTCAGAAG GTGTATTTGCATCCTATGATCCGTGATGCACATGGCCGCAAAATGTCCAAGTCACTTGGTAATGTTGTTgatcccctcgaggtgataaatggTACGACACTGGAAGATCTCCTGAAACGTTTGGAAGAAGGCAACCTGGATCAAAATGAGTTAAGTGTTGCAAGAGAAGGGAAGAAGAAAGATTTTCCTGATGGCATTGCTGAATGTGGCACTGATGCACTCCGTTTCGCACTGATTTCTTACACTTCTCAG TCTGACAAGATAAATCTTGATATCAAGAGGGTTGTTGGATATCGCCAATGGTGCAATAAATTGTGGAATGCCATTCGTTTTGCAATGGGCAAACTTGGCGATCATTATACTCCACCAGCAACCATTGTTGTGTCTTCAATGCCCCCGGTCTGCAAATGGATACTCTCGGTACTTAACAAGGCTATTGGCAAGACTGTGACCTCATTAGAAGCATACAAGTTCGCCGATGCAACATCTGCTATTTACTCATGGTGGCAATACCAGCTATGTGATGTATTTATAGAAGCTGTAAAACCTTACTTCTTCAATGACTCTCAAGAGTTCGATTCAGCAAGAGCTGCTTGTAGAGATGCCCTATGGGTTTGCCTCGACAATGGTTTGCGTCTGCTCCACCCATTCATGCCTTATGTAACAGAAGAACTCTGGCAGCGTCTTCCTCAGCCCAAAGATTCTTGCAGAAAAAATTCCATCATGATATCAGAATATCCATCTGTTGTTCAG GAATGGGCAGATGATAAACTTGAAAGTGAATTTAGTATTATCTTGGATACTGTGAACAAACTAAGATCTCTGAAGCCACCAACAGATACAAATGAGAG GCGACCTGCTTTTGCACTTTGTCGAGGCGAAGATATTGCTGCCACTGTTCAGTGCTATCAATCTCTAGTGGTGTCTCTTTCTTCTGTATCGTCACTTAAG ATCCTGGCAGAGAGTGACGAAACTCCACCTGACTGTTCGACTGCTGTTGTCAACAAAGATCTGTCCGTATACCTTCAGCTTCAAGGAGCTCTAAACGCGGAAGTGGAGCTCGAAAAGCTAAGGAAAAAGAGGGATGAAATCCAAAA GCTACAGCATGCCCTTTCTCAGAAGATGGAAGCGTCCGGTTACAGAGAGAAGGCCCCGCCCAGCGTCCAAGAGGAGGACATGAGGAAACTCACTGCCTTTTTCGAGCAACTGCGGGTGATTGGTGAAGCTGAGAAGAAACTAGATGCGTAA
- the LOC123060467 gene encoding valine--tRNA ligase, mitochondrial 1 isoform X1 — protein sequence MEKPAAQAPGKAASEEKQLDDKELELERERKLKKEQKAREKEEKKLKAKQKETARLQAQATSDGPKKSEKKQKKKAAGDENPEDFIDPETPSGEKKSLAPQMAKQYSPSAVEKSWYSWWESAGYFGADPASTKPPFVIVLPPPNVTGALHIGHALTVAIEDAMIRWRRMSGYNALWVPGVDHAGIATQVVVEKKLMRERKLTRHDIGRDKFISEVLKWKDQYGGTILGQLRRLGASLDWSRECFTMDEQRSKAVTEAFVRLHKDGLIYRDYRLVNWDCTLLTAISDIEVDHLELKEETMLKVPGYSSPVQFGVLISFAYPLEEGLGEIIVATTRIETMLGDTAIAVHPEDKRYKHLHGKHAIHPFNGRKLKIICDAVLVDPTFGTGAVKITPAHDPNDFEVGKRHNLEFINIFTDDGKINSNGGAQFEGMPRFAARVAVIDALKEKGLYKDTKKNEMNLGICSRSNDVVEPMIKPQWFVNCHTMAKAGLDAVRSKKIEIIPQQYEQDWYRWLENIRDWCVSRQLWWGHRVPAWYVTLEDEQLNDLGSNNDRWIVARNECDAMLEAQKKYPGKKFQLNQDPDVLDTWFSSGLFPLTVLGWPDDTADLRAFYPTSVLETGLDILFFWVARMVMMGMQLGGDVPFQKVYLHPMIRDAHGRKMSKSLGNVVDPLEVINGTTLEDLLKRLEEGNLDQNELSVAREGKKKDFPDGIAECGTDALRFALISYTSQSDKINLDIKRVVGYRQWCNKLWNAIRFAMGKLGDHYTPPATIVVSSMPPVCKWILSVLNKAIGKTVTSLEAYKFADATSAIYSWWQYQLCDVFIEAVKPYFFNDSQEFDSARAACRDALWVCLDNGLRLLHPFMPYVTEELWQRLPQPKDSCRKNSIMISEYPSVVQEWADDKLESEFSIILDTVNKLRSLKPPTDTNERRPAFALCRGEDIAATVQCYQSLVVSLSSVSSLKILAESDETPPDCSTAVVNKDLSVYLQLQGALNAEVELEKLRKKRDEIQKLQHALSQKMEASGYREKAPPSVQEEDMRKLTAFFEQLRVIGEAEKKLDA from the exons ATGGAGAAG CCCGCGGCGCAGGCACCGGGGAAGGCGGCTTCAGAGGAGAAG CAGCTTGACGACAAGGAGCTGGAGCTAGAGCGGGAGCGGAAACTGAAGAAAGAGCAGAAG GCTAGAGAGAAAGAGGAGAAAAAGCTCAAGGCAAAGCAAAAGGAGACTGCTAGGCTCCAG GCTCAAGCAACATCGGATGGACCTAAGAAAAgtgagaagaagcaaaagaagaaggcTGCGGGGGATGAAAACCCCGAGGATTTCATTGACCCTGAGACCCCTAGTGGGGAGAAGAAATCGCTTGCACCTCAAATGGCTAAGCAGTATAGCCCAAGTGCAGTTGAAAAATC GTGGTACTCCTGGTGGGAGTCAGCAGGATATTTTGGGGCAGACCCTGCAAGCACAAAACCACCTTTTGTTATA GTTCTACCACCTCCGAATGTGACTGGAGCGCTTCATATTGGTCATGCACTTACAGTGGCTATAGAG GACGCTATGATAAGGTGGAGGAGAATGTCGGGATATAATGCTCTGTGGGTCCCAGGAGTGGACCATGCTGGAATTGCTACACAG GTTGTAGTGGAAAAGAAGCTAATGCGTGAAAGGAAGCTGACAAGGCATGACATAGGCCGTGACAAATTTATATCTGAA GTTCTGAAATGGAAAGATCAGTACGGTGGTACCATACTGGGTCAATTACGTAGGCTTGGGGCTTCGCTTGATTGGTCCCGTGAG TGTTTCACAATGGATGAACAACGATCGAAAGCTGTAACCGAAGCATTTGTTAGGTTGCACAAAGATGGCCTAATTTATAG GGACTACCGCCTTGTGAATTGGGACTGCACACTTTTAACAGCAATATCTGACATAGAG GTGGATCATCTAGAGCTTAAAGAGGAAACTATGCTGAAGGTCCCTGGTTATAGTAGTCCTGTACAGTTTGGTGTGTTGATATCCTTTGCCTATCCTCTTGAAGAAGGACTAGGTGAAATTATTGTCGCAACAACAAGAATTGAAACAATGCTCGGTGATACGGCAATAGCTGTTCATCCTGAGGATAAAAGGTATAAGCATCTGCATGGAAAGCATGCCATTCACCCGTTCAATGGCCGAAAACTCAAAATAATCTGCGATGCGGTGTTAGTGGATCCCACTTTCGGTACTGGGGCTGTCAAG ATTACACCTGCCCATGACCCAAATGACTTTGAGGTTGGAAAACGACACAACCTAGAGTTCATCAATATCTTCACAGATGATGGGAAGATAAACAGCAATGGAGGTGCACAATTTGAAGGAATGCCAAGATTTGCTGCTCGGGTTGCAGTTATTGATGCACTGAAGGAAAAG GGGTTGTACAAGGACACAAAAAAGAATGAAATGAATTTGGGCATTTGTTCAAGAAGTAATGATGTAGTGGAACCTATGATAAAGCCTCAATGGTTTGTTAATTGCCATACGATGGCAAAGGCAGGTCTTGATGCTGTAAGATCCAAAAAAATTGAGATTATTCCGCAACAATATGAACAAGACTGGTACAG ATGGCTTGAAAATATACGCGATTGGTGTGTTTCAAGGCAACTCTGGTGGGGACATCGTGTACCTGCGTGGTATGTGACACTAGAAGATGAGCAATTGAATGATCTGGGATCAAACAATGACCGTTGGATAGTCGCAAGGAATGAATGTGATGCAATGCTTGAGGCACAGAAAAAGTATCCGGGGAAGAAATTCCAGTTAAATCAAGACCCTGACGTTTTGGATACTTGGTTTTCATCTGGTCTCTTCCCATTGACAGTGCTTGGTTGGCCAGATGATACTGCTGATCTTCGTGCTTTCTACCCTACTTCAGTACTTGAAACTGGACTTGATATTCTCTTCTTCTGGGTGGCACGTATGGTGATGATGGGTATGCAACTTGGTGGTGATGTGCCATTTCAGAAG GTGTATTTGCATCCTATGATCCGTGATGCACATGGCCGCAAAATGTCCAAGTCACTTGGTAATGTTGTTgatcccctcgaggtgataaatggTACGACACTGGAAGATCTCCTGAAACGTTTGGAAGAAGGCAACCTGGATCAAAATGAGTTAAGTGTTGCAAGAGAAGGGAAGAAGAAAGATTTTCCTGATGGCATTGCTGAATGTGGCACTGATGCACTCCGTTTCGCACTGATTTCTTACACTTCTCAG TCTGACAAGATAAATCTTGATATCAAGAGGGTTGTTGGATATCGCCAATGGTGCAATAAATTGTGGAATGCCATTCGTTTTGCAATGGGCAAACTTGGCGATCATTATACTCCACCAGCAACCATTGTTGTGTCTTCAATGCCCCCGGTCTGCAAATGGATACTCTCGGTACTTAACAAGGCTATTGGCAAGACTGTGACCTCATTAGAAGCATACAAGTTCGCCGATGCAACATCTGCTATTTACTCATGGTGGCAATACCAGCTATGTGATGTATTTATAGAAGCTGTAAAACCTTACTTCTTCAATGACTCTCAAGAGTTCGATTCAGCAAGAGCTGCTTGTAGAGATGCCCTATGGGTTTGCCTCGACAATGGTTTGCGTCTGCTCCACCCATTCATGCCTTATGTAACAGAAGAACTCTGGCAGCGTCTTCCTCAGCCCAAAGATTCTTGCAGAAAAAATTCCATCATGATATCAGAATATCCATCTGTTGTTCAG GAATGGGCAGATGATAAACTTGAAAGTGAATTTAGTATTATCTTGGATACTGTGAACAAACTAAGATCTCTGAAGCCACCAACAGATACAAATGAGAG GCGACCTGCTTTTGCACTTTGTCGAGGCGAAGATATTGCTGCCACTGTTCAGTGCTATCAATCTCTAGTGGTGTCTCTTTCTTCTGTATCGTCACTTAAG ATCCTGGCAGAGAGTGACGAAACTCCACCTGACTGTTCGACTGCTGTTGTCAACAAAGATCTGTCCGTATACCTTCAGCTTCAAGGAGCTCTAAACGCGGAAGTGGAGCTCGAAAAGCTAAGGAAAAAGAGGGATGAAATCCAAAA GCTACAGCATGCCCTTTCTCAGAAGATGGAAGCGTCCGGTTACAGAGAGAAGGCCCCGCCCAGCGTCCAAGAGGAGGACATGAGGAAACTCACTGCCTTTTTCGAGCAACTGCGGGTGATTGGTGAAGCTGAGAAGAAACTAGATGCGTAA
- the LOC123060467 gene encoding valine--tRNA ligase, mitochondrial 1 isoform X2 — MEKPAAQAPGKAASEEKLDDKELELERERKLKKEQKAREKEEKKLKAKQKETARLQAQATSDGPKKSEKKQKKKAAGDENPEDFIDPETPSGEKKSLAPQMAKQYSPSAVEKSWYSWWESAGYFGADPASTKPPFVIVLPPPNVTGALHIGHALTVAIEDAMIRWRRMSGYNALWVPGVDHAGIATQVVVEKKLMRERKLTRHDIGRDKFISEVLKWKDQYGGTILGQLRRLGASLDWSRECFTMDEQRSKAVTEAFVRLHKDGLIYRDYRLVNWDCTLLTAISDIEVDHLELKEETMLKVPGYSSPVQFGVLISFAYPLEEGLGEIIVATTRIETMLGDTAIAVHPEDKRYKHLHGKHAIHPFNGRKLKIICDAVLVDPTFGTGAVKITPAHDPNDFEVGKRHNLEFINIFTDDGKINSNGGAQFEGMPRFAARVAVIDALKEKGLYKDTKKNEMNLGICSRSNDVVEPMIKPQWFVNCHTMAKAGLDAVRSKKIEIIPQQYEQDWYRWLENIRDWCVSRQLWWGHRVPAWYVTLEDEQLNDLGSNNDRWIVARNECDAMLEAQKKYPGKKFQLNQDPDVLDTWFSSGLFPLTVLGWPDDTADLRAFYPTSVLETGLDILFFWVARMVMMGMQLGGDVPFQKVYLHPMIRDAHGRKMSKSLGNVVDPLEVINGTTLEDLLKRLEEGNLDQNELSVAREGKKKDFPDGIAECGTDALRFALISYTSQSDKINLDIKRVVGYRQWCNKLWNAIRFAMGKLGDHYTPPATIVVSSMPPVCKWILSVLNKAIGKTVTSLEAYKFADATSAIYSWWQYQLCDVFIEAVKPYFFNDSQEFDSARAACRDALWVCLDNGLRLLHPFMPYVTEELWQRLPQPKDSCRKNSIMISEYPSVVQEWADDKLESEFSIILDTVNKLRSLKPPTDTNERRPAFALCRGEDIAATVQCYQSLVVSLSSVSSLKILAESDETPPDCSTAVVNKDLSVYLQLQGALNAEVELEKLRKKRDEIQKLQHALSQKMEASGYREKAPPSVQEEDMRKLTAFFEQLRVIGEAEKKLDA; from the exons ATGGAGAAG CCCGCGGCGCAGGCACCGGGGAAGGCGGCTTCAGAGGAGAAG CTTGACGACAAGGAGCTGGAGCTAGAGCGGGAGCGGAAACTGAAGAAAGAGCAGAAG GCTAGAGAGAAAGAGGAGAAAAAGCTCAAGGCAAAGCAAAAGGAGACTGCTAGGCTCCAG GCTCAAGCAACATCGGATGGACCTAAGAAAAgtgagaagaagcaaaagaagaaggcTGCGGGGGATGAAAACCCCGAGGATTTCATTGACCCTGAGACCCCTAGTGGGGAGAAGAAATCGCTTGCACCTCAAATGGCTAAGCAGTATAGCCCAAGTGCAGTTGAAAAATC GTGGTACTCCTGGTGGGAGTCAGCAGGATATTTTGGGGCAGACCCTGCAAGCACAAAACCACCTTTTGTTATA GTTCTACCACCTCCGAATGTGACTGGAGCGCTTCATATTGGTCATGCACTTACAGTGGCTATAGAG GACGCTATGATAAGGTGGAGGAGAATGTCGGGATATAATGCTCTGTGGGTCCCAGGAGTGGACCATGCTGGAATTGCTACACAG GTTGTAGTGGAAAAGAAGCTAATGCGTGAAAGGAAGCTGACAAGGCATGACATAGGCCGTGACAAATTTATATCTGAA GTTCTGAAATGGAAAGATCAGTACGGTGGTACCATACTGGGTCAATTACGTAGGCTTGGGGCTTCGCTTGATTGGTCCCGTGAG TGTTTCACAATGGATGAACAACGATCGAAAGCTGTAACCGAAGCATTTGTTAGGTTGCACAAAGATGGCCTAATTTATAG GGACTACCGCCTTGTGAATTGGGACTGCACACTTTTAACAGCAATATCTGACATAGAG GTGGATCATCTAGAGCTTAAAGAGGAAACTATGCTGAAGGTCCCTGGTTATAGTAGTCCTGTACAGTTTGGTGTGTTGATATCCTTTGCCTATCCTCTTGAAGAAGGACTAGGTGAAATTATTGTCGCAACAACAAGAATTGAAACAATGCTCGGTGATACGGCAATAGCTGTTCATCCTGAGGATAAAAGGTATAAGCATCTGCATGGAAAGCATGCCATTCACCCGTTCAATGGCCGAAAACTCAAAATAATCTGCGATGCGGTGTTAGTGGATCCCACTTTCGGTACTGGGGCTGTCAAG ATTACACCTGCCCATGACCCAAATGACTTTGAGGTTGGAAAACGACACAACCTAGAGTTCATCAATATCTTCACAGATGATGGGAAGATAAACAGCAATGGAGGTGCACAATTTGAAGGAATGCCAAGATTTGCTGCTCGGGTTGCAGTTATTGATGCACTGAAGGAAAAG GGGTTGTACAAGGACACAAAAAAGAATGAAATGAATTTGGGCATTTGTTCAAGAAGTAATGATGTAGTGGAACCTATGATAAAGCCTCAATGGTTTGTTAATTGCCATACGATGGCAAAGGCAGGTCTTGATGCTGTAAGATCCAAAAAAATTGAGATTATTCCGCAACAATATGAACAAGACTGGTACAG ATGGCTTGAAAATATACGCGATTGGTGTGTTTCAAGGCAACTCTGGTGGGGACATCGTGTACCTGCGTGGTATGTGACACTAGAAGATGAGCAATTGAATGATCTGGGATCAAACAATGACCGTTGGATAGTCGCAAGGAATGAATGTGATGCAATGCTTGAGGCACAGAAAAAGTATCCGGGGAAGAAATTCCAGTTAAATCAAGACCCTGACGTTTTGGATACTTGGTTTTCATCTGGTCTCTTCCCATTGACAGTGCTTGGTTGGCCAGATGATACTGCTGATCTTCGTGCTTTCTACCCTACTTCAGTACTTGAAACTGGACTTGATATTCTCTTCTTCTGGGTGGCACGTATGGTGATGATGGGTATGCAACTTGGTGGTGATGTGCCATTTCAGAAG GTGTATTTGCATCCTATGATCCGTGATGCACATGGCCGCAAAATGTCCAAGTCACTTGGTAATGTTGTTgatcccctcgaggtgataaatggTACGACACTGGAAGATCTCCTGAAACGTTTGGAAGAAGGCAACCTGGATCAAAATGAGTTAAGTGTTGCAAGAGAAGGGAAGAAGAAAGATTTTCCTGATGGCATTGCTGAATGTGGCACTGATGCACTCCGTTTCGCACTGATTTCTTACACTTCTCAG TCTGACAAGATAAATCTTGATATCAAGAGGGTTGTTGGATATCGCCAATGGTGCAATAAATTGTGGAATGCCATTCGTTTTGCAATGGGCAAACTTGGCGATCATTATACTCCACCAGCAACCATTGTTGTGTCTTCAATGCCCCCGGTCTGCAAATGGATACTCTCGGTACTTAACAAGGCTATTGGCAAGACTGTGACCTCATTAGAAGCATACAAGTTCGCCGATGCAACATCTGCTATTTACTCATGGTGGCAATACCAGCTATGTGATGTATTTATAGAAGCTGTAAAACCTTACTTCTTCAATGACTCTCAAGAGTTCGATTCAGCAAGAGCTGCTTGTAGAGATGCCCTATGGGTTTGCCTCGACAATGGTTTGCGTCTGCTCCACCCATTCATGCCTTATGTAACAGAAGAACTCTGGCAGCGTCTTCCTCAGCCCAAAGATTCTTGCAGAAAAAATTCCATCATGATATCAGAATATCCATCTGTTGTTCAG GAATGGGCAGATGATAAACTTGAAAGTGAATTTAGTATTATCTTGGATACTGTGAACAAACTAAGATCTCTGAAGCCACCAACAGATACAAATGAGAG GCGACCTGCTTTTGCACTTTGTCGAGGCGAAGATATTGCTGCCACTGTTCAGTGCTATCAATCTCTAGTGGTGTCTCTTTCTTCTGTATCGTCACTTAAG ATCCTGGCAGAGAGTGACGAAACTCCACCTGACTGTTCGACTGCTGTTGTCAACAAAGATCTGTCCGTATACCTTCAGCTTCAAGGAGCTCTAAACGCGGAAGTGGAGCTCGAAAAGCTAAGGAAAAAGAGGGATGAAATCCAAAA GCTACAGCATGCCCTTTCTCAGAAGATGGAAGCGTCCGGTTACAGAGAGAAGGCCCCGCCCAGCGTCCAAGAGGAGGACATGAGGAAACTCACTGCCTTTTTCGAGCAACTGCGGGTGATTGGTGAAGCTGAGAAGAAACTAGATGCGTAA